From the Psilocybe cubensis strain MGC-MH-2018 chromosome 9, whole genome shotgun sequence genome, one window contains:
- a CDS encoding Oxidoreductase BOA17, translated as MPAAPLVWLITGCSSGIGRALAIAAIKRGDLVIATTRAKSFDTIRNLTEIGAHIMELDVTASLDHLKEVAAEAVKVYGRVDVVMNNAGFALRGSLEETSHEDSLAQFNTNLFGALNVSRTFLPHMRERGTGTICFIGSCFGWAPFPFTGLYNASKFALRGMADTLNQEISQFGLRSICFDSGCFRTQIIDHIAPIVSNIDAYNEAGHSNNTLLFSLNGKQKGDPERGVNVIIDVVKREGLAAVLSDDEIPSGFALGQDCYNAVKEECEKTLARLEKWKALTFSTDYPDN; from the exons ATGCCTGCTGCACCTCTTGTTTGGCTCATCACCGGATGCTC GTCTGGAATAGGTCGAGCGCTTGCGATTGCGGCCATCAAGCGAGGCGATCTTGTCATAGCCACTACACGTGCAAAGTCATTCGACACCATCAGGAACTTGACGGAAATTGGGGCGCACATAATGGAACTCGACGTTACGGCGAGTTTAGATCATTTGAAGGAAGTTGCAGCGGAAGCGGTCAAGGTCTATGGCCGTGTGGACGTCGTCATGAATAACGCTG GGTTTGCCTTGCGTGGAAGCTTGGAAGAAACATC ACACGAGGACTCATTGGCACAGTTCAA TACAAACCTATTTGGTGCACTTAACGTCTCTCGCACTTTCCTTCCCCATATGCGTGAGCGAGGCACCGGCACCATCTGCTTTATCGGATCCTGCTTTGGATGGGC TCCCTTCCCCTTTACTGGACTATACAACGCGAGCAAGTTTGCTCTTCGAG GAATGGCGGATACATTAAACCAAGAGATCTCCCAGTTTGGACTTCGCAGCATCTGTTTTGATTCTGGGTGCTTCCGTACACAGATTATAGATCACATTGCCCCGATAGTTTCAAACATTGATGCTTACAATGAAGCAGGGCATAGCAATAACACTTTACTATTTT CCCTTAACGGAAAACAGAAGGGTGACCCAGAGCGAGGGGTGAACGTCATTATTGACGTAGTCAAGAGGGAAGGACTGGCGGCGGTACTGAGCGACGATGAAATTCCGTCTGGGTTTGCACTCGGGCAAGACTGCTATAACGCGGTGAAGGAAGAATGCGAGAAAACTTTGGCTAGGCTGGAGAAATGGAAAGCACTGACATTCAGCACCGATTATCCTGATAATTAG
- a CDS encoding Ornithine carbamoyltransferase, mitochondrial, producing MRPPHLMTLADLSPWQIKHIVNHAHMLKTRAKPWMGPQRSSAAVDGSTTNSVKANLPAESLHAKTIALLFSKRSTRTRLAAETSVALLGGRALFLGRDDIQMGVNESVRDTARIVSGMCQGIVARVGDHSEIEEIAKWADVPVVNALSSLWHPTQILAGLLTLHDHAAVFQSLSKPTPTPTPSPTSTHAIAQPETTPALPALPPLTIAYVGDCANVLHDMLVAYPRLGHRMRVAAPLQYRPPAEVMRRVVQLGCNRGIEWFENPLEAVYGAHVVVTDTWVSMGQEAEKEERIRAFEGYQVTEKLCAHAHPDWMFMHCLPRKSDEVNDEVFYGPRSLVFQEADNRKWTTMALFDLLFGQWSLGPEDP from the exons ATGCGCCCACCTCACCTCATGACCCTCGCGGACCTCTCCCCTTGGCAGATAAAACACATCGTCAACCACGCGCATATGCTAAAAACGCGTGCAAAGCCGTGGATGGGCCCACAGCGCTCCTCTGCGGCTGTTGATGGTAGTACTACCAACAGCGTCAAGGCAAACCTCCCCGCGGAGTCGCTGCATGCAAAAACAATCGCACTGCTTTTTTCCAAGCGCAGCACGCGCACGCGGCTCGCCGCGGAGACGAGCGTTGCGCTCTTGGGAGGCCGCGCGCTGTTTTTGGGCAGGGATGACATACAGATGGGTGTGAATGAGAGCGTGAGGGATACAGCGCGGATTGTGTCGGGGATGTGTCAGGGGATAGTCGCGCGTGTAGGCGATCATAGTGAAATTGAG GAGATCGCGAAGTGGGCGGATGTCCCTGTTGTCAATGCGCTTTCGAGCCTGTGGCATCCTACGCAGATACTAGCTGGGCTGCTCACTCTCCACGACCACGCTGCTGTGTTTCAGAGCCTCAGCAAGCCAACTccgacgccgacgcccaGCCCAACGTCAACGCACGCAATAGCACAGCCAGAAACTACACCTGCCCTGCCGGCGCTCCCACCTCTTACAATCGCGTACGTGGGTGACTGCGCCAACGTCCTTCATGATATGCTCGTTGCGTATCCACGGCTGGGCCATCGCATGCGCGTCGCTGCGCCCCTGCAGTACCGCCCTCCCGCTGAGGTGATGCGGCGCGTTGTGCAGCTTGGGTGtaatcggggtattgagtGGTTCGAGAACCCGCTCGAGGCCGTATACGGTGCCCATGTGGTTGTTACTGATACGTG GGTGTCGATGGGCCAGGAGgcggaaaaggaggaaagaaTTAGGGCCTTTGAAGGGTATCAGGTCACTGAGAAGCTTTGTGCGCATGCGCATCCGGATTGGATGTTCATGCATTGTCTTCCCCGCAAATCGGACGAAGTCAACGACGAG GTTTTCTATGGCCCGCGTTCGCTTGTGTTCCAGGAGGCAGACAATAGAAAGTGGACGACGATGGCGCTGTTTGA CTTACTCTTCGGGCAGTGGAGTTTAGGTCCGGAAGATCCTTAA
- a CDS encoding Glutathione-independent glyoxalase HSP31, whose amino-acid sequence MPSELFVLTSADRTLTGAQTLRGWYLPEAAHPYYLLAPHATIDFAAPKGANPPLDESSVKKYGTHQRTQLYKDEESVRFLTDPVHKKLSEVQFRDYDAIFYVGGHGPVIDLPTDKDNIKLIGEVSPPNRGRAEEWVYNLLGNADGKLNFAGRTFTGFSNEEEVQVDKVADIPFLLEDRIQDLGGKYVKADKAWGVKIAVDGKLITGQNPASASAVGKALLQALGVH is encoded by the exons ATGCCTTCCGAGCTATTTGTTTTGACTTCAGCAGACAGAACCCTGACAGGAGCACAGACTTTACGC GGGTGGTACTTGCCTGAAGCAGCGCATCCCTACTACTTGCTCGCCCCACACGCAACCATCGATTTTGCCGCGCCAAAGGGGGCCAATCCGCCGCTAGACGAAAGTAGCGTGAAA AAATACGGCACTCACCAGCGTACGCAGCTATACAAAGATGAGGAGTCTGTCAGGTTTCTTACCGATCCTGTG CACAAAAAGCTGTCGGAGGTGCAGTTCCGCGATTACGATGCTATTTTTTACGTTGGGGGGCACGGGCCTGTAATTGATCTTCCAACCGATAAGGACAACATCAAGTTGATTGGAGAGGTAAGCCCGCCAAACAGAGGTCGTGCTGAAGAATGGGTTTACAACCTTTTGGGGA ACGCCGACGGCAAGTTAAATTTTGCAGGACGAACGTTCACTGGATTCTCAAACGAAGAAGAAGTTCAAGTCGACAAAGTCGCG GACATCCCATTTTTGCTGGAGGATAGGATTCAAGATCTCGGAGGCAAATATGTCAAGGCTGATAAAGCTTGGGGT GTGAAAATTGCGGTCGATGGGAAGCTCATTACGGGCCAGAATCCTGCCTCTGCTTCCGCTGTTGGAAAGGCACTTCTCCAGGCTCTTGGGGTACATTAA
- a CDS encoding Oxidoreductase BOA17, producing MSSTALVWLITGCSSGIGRELAIAVLERGDHVIATTRLRSFESIKDLKDLGAHVMVLDVTESIDKLKAVAAEAIVVYGKVDVVVNNAGFIMPGSFEETTHEETLTQFNTNVFGALNVARAFLPYMRKQRTGTISFIGSCYGWRPVPFCGLYVASKFAIRGISDTLHEEIAPFGLRSICFDFGAFRTPIIEKLPKWVPILDAYKDAGESANATLLAYKGTQKGDTVRGAYTIIDIIRGEGMATGRQVHPGFALGSDSYETVKKHCENTLARLEEWKPVSLATDYPDN from the exons ATGTCTTCTACAGCTCTCGTTTGGCTTATTACCGGATGCTC GTCGGGCATAGGTCGTGAGCTCGCTATTGCAGTACTCGAGCGGGGAGATCATGTTATAGCTACTACACGACTGCGATCCTTTGAATCCATCAAAGACTTGAAGGACCTGGGTGCTCACGTCATGGTTCTTGATGTCACCGAAAGCATAGATAAGCTTAAAGCTGTCGCTGCAGAAGCTATCGTCGTCTATGGGAAGGTTGATGTGGTTGTAAATAACGCTG GATTTATCATGCCAGGaagctttgaagaaactac CCACGAGGAAACTCTTACTCAATTCAA TACAAATGTTTTCGGGGCTCTTAACGTGGCTCGTGCTTTTCTTCCATACATGCGCAAGCAAAGGACTGGCACAATTTCCTTCATCGGATCCTGCTATGGGTGGAG ACCCGTGCCCTTCTGTGGGCTCTACGTCGCAAGCAAATTTGCCATTCGAG GAATATCCGACACACTACATGAGGAAATTGCGCCTTTCGGACTTCGCAGTATTTGTTTTGACTTTGGCGCCTTCCGCACTCCCATAATAGAGAAGCTCCCGAAATGGGTTCCCATTCTTGATGCATATAAAGATGCCGGTGAAAGTGCCAATGCGACTCTGCTCG CATACAAAGGGACTCAAAAAGGGGATACAGTCCGTGGTGCTTATACTATAATTGACATTATTAGGGGAGAGGGAATGGCAACCGGGAGACAAGTCCATCCCGGCTTTGCACTTGGAAGTGATAGCTATGAGACTGTGAAGAAGCATTGCGAAAATACGCTAGCTAGGCTTGAAGAGTGGAAGCCCGTTTCTCTGGCTACAGACTACCCAGATAATTAG